From Amphiprion ocellaris isolate individual 3 ecotype Okinawa chromosome 10, ASM2253959v1, whole genome shotgun sequence, one genomic window encodes:
- the LOC111572313 gene encoding transcriptional repressor p66 alpha-like isoform X2 — protein sequence MLLMGMSEEAVRQTRSQKRALEREAAPPSGEPSNADNESKKPKLDPSEPETEEQTKPKSDLIVAQDGESRTTATSELEKEQEQGQKGSPLPLALPLASQPVKDDQDQTQRQQMVEPSSDNRTDCNDKGGKARTEPAMDTRSRVRQTEPKASSGMLAAGEVKATIKVEVQTGEQPVDMSTSKGIKREKRPPSPEDDDVIILSDNDSPSPPMNGLSHFKELDTDLLMKSSPAERECIIKQLKEELRLEEAKLVLLKKLRQSQIQRDTLQKPSSLSGSSAPPPLIRGTITSNKGSQQILTGRSSGTVIPPPLVRGGQQVSSKHGSQIIMPPLVRGAQPISVSPQQIQALRQQQQQQQLAASGGSGSAPPPLLLGPRTSAPAGQRGMVQQGLIRISNSANTLGSPSGLKGSSSGSSVSVVSVNDSPASRQAAAKLALRKQLEKTLLEIPPPKPPAPEFNFLPSAANNEFIYLVGLEEVVQNLLDTIHRGKTGVAQSKPSVRDPYICTQCTTDFTCRWRQDKAKGGVVLCEDCMSSNQKKALKAEHTNRLKAAFVKALQQEQEIEQRIIQQTSSPVSHSTSSSSSSASLSMKAEQLVSQQLKQAQARVSSLQHHHQSSRGANILHHHSIKQSSQGHLSHGVSSVGVRGVPHSFSSSSQLQSAVAAAALVSRPGKHAHVPHRSVQSSKVSSSGIGGGRNISGGSASSSAWKKQSNSNTGVTMAYVNPSLTGHKTSATVDARQREYLLDMIPSRSSISQTANTWK from the exons ATGCTGCTCATG GGGATGTCTGAGGAGGCTGTCCGCCAGACACGCAGCCAGAAGAGGGCGCTGGAGAGGGAGGCTGCTCCACCGTCTGGAGAACCCTCCAATGCTGACAATGAAAGCAAAAAACCTAAACTGGACCCATCTGAACCTGAAACAGAGGAGCAAACTAAACCTAAATCCGACCTTATAGTGGCACAGGATGGCGAGAGCCGGACTACAGCTACATCAGAGCTCGAGAAGGAGCAGGAGCAGGGTCAGAAAGGCTCGCCATTACCTTTAGCGTTACCCTTGGCCTCGCAGCCGGTGAAGGATGACCAGGATCAGACCCAGAGACAGCAGATGGTTGAACCCAGCTCAGACAATCGGACTGACTGCAATGATAAAGGCGGCAAGGCCAGGACAGAGCCGGCAATGGATACTAGGAGCCGGGTCCGACAGACAGAGCCAAAGGCGTCCAGTGGCATGCTGGCTGCAGGGGAGGTGAAGGCCACCATTAAAGTGGAAGTTCAGACGGGAGAGCAGCCCGTGGACATGAGCACCTCCAAAGG TATAAAAAGAGAGAAGCGCCCTCCGTCCCCTGAAGATGACGATGTCATTATCTTGTCTGATAATGACTCCCCCAGTCCACCGATGAATGGCCTGAGCCACTTTAAGGAGCTCGACACAGACCTCCTCATG AAGAGCAGCCCAGCAGAGAGGGAGTGCATTATCAAGCAGCTGAAGGAGGAGCTGAGACTGGAGGAGGCCAAACTGGTGCTGCTGAAGAAGCTTCGACAGAGCCAAATACAGAGAGACACCCTGCAGAAG ccttCAAGTTTATCGggctcctctgctcctcctcctctaattCGAGGAACTATTACAAGCAATAAAGGCTCCCAGCAG attttgacagggAGGAGTTCAGGAACAGTCATCCCTCCACCTCTGGTGAGAGGAGGGCAGCAGGTGTCATCTAAACATGGCTCCCAGATCATCATGCCGCCTCTGGTTAGAGGGGCACAG CCCATCTCTGTATCTCCACAGCAGATCCAGGCTCTccgccagcagcagcagcagcagcagttggcAGCCTCTGGAGGCTCAGGGTCAGCAccgcctcctctgctgctgggcCCCAGGACCTCAGCCCCTGCAGGCCAGAGAGGCATGGTCCAACAAGGCCTCATCAGAATCAGCAATAGTGCCAACACGCTG GGCTCGCCATCCGGTTTGAAAGGCTCTTCCTCAGGAAGCAGTGTGTCTGTGGTAAGCGTGAATGACTCCCCAGCCAGTCGCCAAGCTGCAGCTAAACTCGCTCTGCGCAAACAACTGGAAAAGACCCTCCTGGAGATCCCCCCACCCAAGCCACCTGCCCCAGAGTTTAACTTCCTACCCTCAGCAGCCAATAATGAGTTCATCTACCTGGTGGGACTGGAAGAAGTGGTACAGAATCTGTTGGATACAATCcacagag GAAAGACAGGTGTAGCACAGTCCAAGCCCTCTGTCAGAGACCCTTACATCTGCACCCAGTGCACCACTGACTTCACCTGCCGCTGGAGGCAGGACAAGGCAAAGGGCGGGGTAGTGCTCTGTGAAGACTGCATGTCATCCAATCAGAAAAAGGCTTTGAAAGCTGAGCATACCAATAGGCTGAAAGCTGCATTTGTCAAAGCACTGCAACAAGAGCAAGAAATCGAGCAGCGTATTATTCAGCAGACATCCTCGCCAGTCTCCCACAGTACCTCGTCATCCTCTTCATCTGCGTCTTTGTCGATGAAGGCAGAGCAGCTGGTGTCTCAGCAGCTGAAGCAGGCTCAGGCCAGAGTGTCGTCCctccagcaccaccaccagAGCAGCCGAGGAGCCAACATCCTTCATCATCACTCCATCAAGCAG AGCTCGCAGGGCCACCTGTCACATGGTGTCTCATCAGTGGGGGTAAGAGGCGTCCCCcactccttctcctcctcctcccagctgCAGAGTGCAGTGGCGGCCGCAGCCTTGGTCAGCCGGCCAGGTAAGCATGCCCATGTTCCCCACCGCTCTGTCCAGAGTTCAAAGGTGAGCAGCAGTGGGATCGGCGGCGGCAGGAATATCAGCGGAGGTAGTGCATCATCCAGTGCATGGAAGAAGCAGAGCAACAGCAACACAG GAGTGACTATGGCCTACGTGAACCCCAGCCTGACGGGTCACAAGACGTCAGCCACCGTGGACGCTCGTCAGAGGGAGTACCTGCTGGACATGATCCCCTCTCGTTCGTCGATCTCGCAGACTGCAAACACGTGGAAATAA
- the LOC111572313 gene encoding transcriptional repressor p66 alpha-like isoform X4 yields the protein MLLMGMSEEAVRQTRSQKRALEREAAPPSGEPSNADNESKKPKLDPSEPETEEQTKPKSDLIVAQDGESRTTATSELEKEQEQGQKGSPLPLALPLASQPVKDDQDQTQRQQMVEPSSDNRTDCNDKGGKARTEPAMDTRSRVRQTEPKASSGMLAAGEVKATIKVEVQTGEQPVDMSTSKGSIKREKRPPSPEDDDVIILSDNDSPSPPMNGLSHFKELDTDLLMKSSPAERECIIKQLKEELRLEEAKLVLLKKLRQSQIQRDTLQKPSSLSGSSAPPPLIRGTITSNKGSQQILTGRSSGTVIPPPLVRGGQQVSSKHGSQIIMPPLVRGAQQIQALRQQQQQQQLAASGGSGSAPPPLLLGPRTSAPAGQRGMVQQGLIRISNSANTLGSPSGLKGSSSGSSVSVVSVNDSPASRQAAAKLALRKQLEKTLLEIPPPKPPAPEFNFLPSAANNEFIYLVGLEEVVQNLLDTIHRGKTGVAQSKPSVRDPYICTQCTTDFTCRWRQDKAKGGVVLCEDCMSSNQKKALKAEHTNRLKAAFVKALQQEQEIEQRIIQQTSSPVSHSTSSSSSSASLSMKAEQLVSQQLKQAQARVSSLQHHHQSSRGANILHHHSIKQSSQGHLSHGVSSVGVRGVPHSFSSSSQLQSAVAAAALVSRPGKHAHVPHRSVQSSKVSSSGIGGGRNISGGSASSSAWKKQSNSNTGVTMAYVNPSLTGHKTSATVDARQREYLLDMIPSRSSISQTANTWK from the exons ATGCTGCTCATG GGGATGTCTGAGGAGGCTGTCCGCCAGACACGCAGCCAGAAGAGGGCGCTGGAGAGGGAGGCTGCTCCACCGTCTGGAGAACCCTCCAATGCTGACAATGAAAGCAAAAAACCTAAACTGGACCCATCTGAACCTGAAACAGAGGAGCAAACTAAACCTAAATCCGACCTTATAGTGGCACAGGATGGCGAGAGCCGGACTACAGCTACATCAGAGCTCGAGAAGGAGCAGGAGCAGGGTCAGAAAGGCTCGCCATTACCTTTAGCGTTACCCTTGGCCTCGCAGCCGGTGAAGGATGACCAGGATCAGACCCAGAGACAGCAGATGGTTGAACCCAGCTCAGACAATCGGACTGACTGCAATGATAAAGGCGGCAAGGCCAGGACAGAGCCGGCAATGGATACTAGGAGCCGGGTCCGACAGACAGAGCCAAAGGCGTCCAGTGGCATGCTGGCTGCAGGGGAGGTGAAGGCCACCATTAAAGTGGAAGTTCAGACGGGAGAGCAGCCCGTGGACATGAGCACCTCCAAAGG CAGTATAAAAAGAGAGAAGCGCCCTCCGTCCCCTGAAGATGACGATGTCATTATCTTGTCTGATAATGACTCCCCCAGTCCACCGATGAATGGCCTGAGCCACTTTAAGGAGCTCGACACAGACCTCCTCATG AAGAGCAGCCCAGCAGAGAGGGAGTGCATTATCAAGCAGCTGAAGGAGGAGCTGAGACTGGAGGAGGCCAAACTGGTGCTGCTGAAGAAGCTTCGACAGAGCCAAATACAGAGAGACACCCTGCAGAAG ccttCAAGTTTATCGggctcctctgctcctcctcctctaattCGAGGAACTATTACAAGCAATAAAGGCTCCCAGCAG attttgacagggAGGAGTTCAGGAACAGTCATCCCTCCACCTCTGGTGAGAGGAGGGCAGCAGGTGTCATCTAAACATGGCTCCCAGATCATCATGCCGCCTCTGGTTAGAGGGGCACAG CAGATCCAGGCTCTccgccagcagcagcagcagcagcagttggcAGCCTCTGGAGGCTCAGGGTCAGCAccgcctcctctgctgctgggcCCCAGGACCTCAGCCCCTGCAGGCCAGAGAGGCATGGTCCAACAAGGCCTCATCAGAATCAGCAATAGTGCCAACACGCTG GGCTCGCCATCCGGTTTGAAAGGCTCTTCCTCAGGAAGCAGTGTGTCTGTGGTAAGCGTGAATGACTCCCCAGCCAGTCGCCAAGCTGCAGCTAAACTCGCTCTGCGCAAACAACTGGAAAAGACCCTCCTGGAGATCCCCCCACCCAAGCCACCTGCCCCAGAGTTTAACTTCCTACCCTCAGCAGCCAATAATGAGTTCATCTACCTGGTGGGACTGGAAGAAGTGGTACAGAATCTGTTGGATACAATCcacagag GAAAGACAGGTGTAGCACAGTCCAAGCCCTCTGTCAGAGACCCTTACATCTGCACCCAGTGCACCACTGACTTCACCTGCCGCTGGAGGCAGGACAAGGCAAAGGGCGGGGTAGTGCTCTGTGAAGACTGCATGTCATCCAATCAGAAAAAGGCTTTGAAAGCTGAGCATACCAATAGGCTGAAAGCTGCATTTGTCAAAGCACTGCAACAAGAGCAAGAAATCGAGCAGCGTATTATTCAGCAGACATCCTCGCCAGTCTCCCACAGTACCTCGTCATCCTCTTCATCTGCGTCTTTGTCGATGAAGGCAGAGCAGCTGGTGTCTCAGCAGCTGAAGCAGGCTCAGGCCAGAGTGTCGTCCctccagcaccaccaccagAGCAGCCGAGGAGCCAACATCCTTCATCATCACTCCATCAAGCAG AGCTCGCAGGGCCACCTGTCACATGGTGTCTCATCAGTGGGGGTAAGAGGCGTCCCCcactccttctcctcctcctcccagctgCAGAGTGCAGTGGCGGCCGCAGCCTTGGTCAGCCGGCCAGGTAAGCATGCCCATGTTCCCCACCGCTCTGTCCAGAGTTCAAAGGTGAGCAGCAGTGGGATCGGCGGCGGCAGGAATATCAGCGGAGGTAGTGCATCATCCAGTGCATGGAAGAAGCAGAGCAACAGCAACACAG GAGTGACTATGGCCTACGTGAACCCCAGCCTGACGGGTCACAAGACGTCAGCCACCGTGGACGCTCGTCAGAGGGAGTACCTGCTGGACATGATCCCCTCTCGTTCGTCGATCTCGCAGACTGCAAACACGTGGAAATAA